Proteins encoded together in one Microcebus murinus isolate Inina chromosome 16, M.murinus_Inina_mat1.0, whole genome shotgun sequence window:
- the LOC105865883 gene encoding small ribosomal subunit protein uS8-like: protein MVRMNVLADALKSINNAEKRGKCQVLIRPCSKVIVRFLTMMMKHGYIGKFEIIDDHRAGKIVVNLTGMLNKCGVISPRFDVQLKDLEKWQNNLLPSCQFGFIVLTTSAGIMDHEEARRKHIGGKILGFFF, encoded by the coding sequence ATGGTGCGCATGAATGTCCTGGCTGATGCTCTTAAGAGCATCAACAATGCCGAAAAGAGAGGCAAATGCCAGGTTCTTATAAGGCCGTGCTCCAAAGTCATTGTCCGGTTTCTAACTATGATGATGAAGCATGGTTACATTGGCAAATTTGAAATCATTGATGATCACAGAGCTGGGAAAATTGTTGTGAACCTCACAGGCATGTTAAACAAGTGTGGAGTGATCAGCCCGAGATTTGATGTGCAactcaaagatctagaaaaatggcagaataatCTGCTCCCATCCTGCCAGTTTGGTTTTATTGTATTGACAACTTCAGCTGGCATCATGGACCatgaagaagcaagaagaaaacacataGGAGGGAAAATTCTGGGATTCTTTTTCTAG